Genomic DNA from Melioribacteraceae bacterium 4301-Me:
CAGAATGGTAAAAGAACATCGTAGATGTTCAATTATTGTAGAATGGTAATATCACCCAAAATTTACGAATCCTCGTAGAATAAATGATGTCATTTTATTATTAATGATTTAGGCGAGATTCAAAATAAATCCTCTACAAGGTCCATTAATACCTTGCAGAGGTTTCAGTTATTGCGGAATTTTCTGTATAGTTGCTATTGAATTGTCTTCTCTTTTTTAATGTGTTTTTCTATTTTTAAGTGTTAACAAATAATTTAACAAGAGTTAGACATGAATACAAAACTACTTTCTTTTCTATTATTACTTTTTTTTAGCAATAGTTTATTCTCACAAAAAGAACTGTCATTTGATTTTGACTATGCTAAATTTAATTACAATAGGGATACAGTTTATATGGAGTTTTACTACAGCTTAAATCCACGAGATATGGTTTTGAAAAAAGCGCAATCAGGTTATTTGTTCGATGCTATTGTACACATTGAAATTAAGAATTTAGGTACAAATGAATATTTATTAAATAAGGACTGGTCAATTAAATCAGTTGTGGAAGATACAACTACTAATTATTTGTCAAAAAATTTAATGGGTTTATTCGGGATATTAATTCCAAGGGGTAAGTATTCAGTAGTAGTTTCTGCTAAAGACAAGGAGAACGAGTCATTAAATAAAATTATAAATGAAGTTGTGGTTGTAGAACCATATAGTAGTGAAAAATATTCAATAAGTGATATTGAATTAGCAAGCAACATCAAAACAGATGGTGCTGATCCAAATTCGCTTTTTTATAAAAATACTTATGAAGTTATACCCAACCCAACTATGGTATTTACGAACCACTCACCTGTAATGTTTTATTATGATGAGCTGTACAATTTAAAGTTAACTAAGCCAGAGCAAAAGTTTAGATTGGATAAATTCTTAGTTAATAGTTTGGGCAAAACGATATATCAATCATTTAAATATGTTAATCAAAGTGATAAGTCAGTAGTTGATGTAGGTGTAATTAACCTTTCAAAATATCCTACTGATTCATATACATTATTATTAAGTTTAGTTGACACAGTTACAAATCAAGCCTTTGTTTCATCGAAAAGATTTTATTTATACAATCCTAATGTTGTTGATACAACACAAAGAATGTATGCTGGTGAATCCTACATATCAAGTGAATTTGCTGTTATGACTGCCCAAGAATGTGATAAGATGTTTGATGAGGCCAAATATATAGCTACAAAAAAAGAAATTGAACAGTACTCTAAAATCGATTCTCTTAACGGTAAAAGAGAGTTTTTATTTAAATTTTGGAAAGTTAGAGATACAAATCCAGAAACCCCTCAAAATGAATTTAAAGAAGAATATATGAGAAGAGTTGAATATGCAAATAAACATTTTGGTTACGCAAATAGAGAGGGTTATAAATCTGATAGAGGCAGAGTATATTTGTTATATGGAGAGCCTGACCAAAAAGATTTCTTCCCCAATGAACCTAATGTGAAACCTTATGAGACTTGGTATTATAACTCAATTGAAGGTGGTGTAATTTTCAATTTTGGTGATTTAACGGGATTTAATAATTATCAACTATTAAACTCTACAAAGAAAGGGGAAATCCAGGACCCAAACTGGATGCAACAATTAACCGTACATTAAATATTAAATGCATATTAGAGATAAAATTGAATTTTTTCTTTTCTTATCATTATCAAAATTTTTTTCAATTCTTAAGTTAAAAAGAACGAGAAAATTTGCTAAACTTTTTGCACTTTTTGTCTATTACTGTGTACCTATAAGAAAAAAGATAGTTTTTTCTAATCTTCAAAAAGCCTTTCCTTCCCTTTCAGCAAAAGAGATTAGCATGATTGCAAAAAAAAATTATTTTAACATAATATTAACTTTTTTTGAGTTGATGTACTTCCCGTACATGAAAAAAGAAGAGTTGCTCACCTTAGCAGAATGTGATGAACTTAAATTGGTAATAGAAAAATACAATGAAAGGAAAGGATTGATTTTAATTACTGGTCACTATGGCAGCTGGGAAATTGGGGCAGCTTGGGTCGGTGCAAAAACGAATATTCCAATGTACGTAATGGCAAAGCCTCAGAGAAATAGATATGTTACAGAATGGATAAATAAAGCTAGAGAAAAATTTGGGAATAAAGTAGTTCCTTTAGGGGTTTCGGTAAGAGAAATTTACTCTGTAATTAAAAACGGTGGTTTAATTGGCGTGGTGGGTGACCAAAGAGGACCGAAAGAAGGATTAAGAGTTAATTTCTTAGGCAATGAAACTGCGGTTTACTCCGGTACTGCTCAAATAGCAATTAAAACAAATTGTCCTATTTTAGTAGGTTTAATAGAACGAAAGGCAGATTTGAATTACAAAATCTTTTTATACGAGATAAATCCATTATCTTTGCAAGGTGAAAGAACTGACGATAAAGTTAAAATGCTAAATCAAAAGTATTTTAATTTGCTTGAAAAACATGTTAAGGAACACCCTGAGCAATGGTTCTGGATGCACAAAATTTGGAAATATTAAAATGATTAAAAGAATTTTGGTAATTCAGACTGCCTTTTTGGGTGATGCTATTTTAACTTTACCATTAATCCAAAAAATTGCAGAAAAATATCCAAATTCTAATATTGATGTTGTTGCTATCCCATCTACTGAAATTATTTTCAGAAGTAGTCCTTTTGTTAAATCTGTTATTGTGCTGGATAAAAAGGGAGAACATAAATCAATTTTTGGCATCATTAATTTTGCACACAAACTAAAAGCAGAGAAATACGAAATTGTCTACTCACCGCATAGGTCGTTTAGAACCTCTCTTATAGTATTTTTTTCCGGTATTAGAAATTCAGTTGGATTTGATACTGCATCTTTAAGCTTCGTTTATAAAAACAGAGTAAAGTATGATTACAATAGTCACGAAGTAAAAAGAAATTTGAATCTTCTTAATAATGAAAGTGATGATTGGAAAATTTTACCAATAGTTAACATAAGACAAGACGTTAAAGTAAAAATAAAAGAAATTATTTTATCAAAGACTAACAAACAAATTGCATGTGTGGCACCAGGTTCTGTCTGGAAAACAAAAATTTATCCCGAAAAATATTTTTATGAAATAATTAGTTTTTTAACCAACAAAAATTTTTTTGTTTTCCTGATAGGAAGTAATGAAGATGAGGTGCTGTGCAAAAATTTGGAAAGAAAATTTGACGAAAATGTTTTTTCTGTAGCCGGTTTACTTAATGTTGTAGAAACAATAGAACTTTTAAGAAATTCAAGAATATTGATTTGCAACGACAGCGCCCCAACTCATATGGGAGTTGCAGCGGATATTTCTGTACTTACATTATATTGCTCTACAATTAAAGAATTTGGTTTTTATCCATACAATCAAAAAGGTCAATGGCTTAGTTATGATAATTTGCAATGTAAACCTTGCGGCATACATGGAAGGGAAAAATGCCCGATCGAGACTTTTGATTGTGGTTATAATTTAAAACCTTCAGCCGTAATCGATAAAATTAGCATTATGCTCAATGTGTAATTTATTTTGTTAAATAGCTATATTTGTATTAAAACATATTTACTAAGTATGAGTATATTGAACCTAAGAGAAATTAAAAAGGCTGCTGTATATGTAACGCCTAATTTTTCTTCACTTACCACTAAAAGATATAAAGTGAGTTTATTGAGGCTGTTTGCTTATTTGGTCGTATATAGTTTATTAGTTATGTTCATTTTTTTTATGATACTGTTTTTGACCCCACTTAAAAATACCTTATATATGTTTGACAGCAGCCAATTGAAGACCGAAAAAGCTCGAATTGAAGAATTAGAAAAACAGATAACATTTCTTACGCGTCAATTAGAGTCAATGGCATCTGAAAATCAAAAGTTAAAATATGCAATTATGTTAGGGAAAGCCGATACGTTAGACTCTACTTCAGCAATTTATGATTCATTGCGAAGTTATCATAATCAAAAATTAAAAATAGGGGGTAATCTATACGAAGCTTTCATCACATTAATGAATAAAATTTTTCACAGCACAAACTTAGATAGTCAAGAAGTTTTTTTGAACCCAGCTACGGGAATAATTATTCAATATTTTGATCCTGATAAAGGTCATTTTGGAATTGATTATGGTTTGAAAATTGGAACGCCTATATATGCATCGATAGGCGGTTTGATTATTTTTGCTGATTATTTGACAACTGATGGTTATGTTATAATGATTCAACATAAAAACGGCTACATTACAATTTACAAACATTGTTCATTATTGCTAAAAAGAACACGAGAATTTGTTAATCAAGGGGAATTAATAGCTTTGAGTGGTAATTCTGGTAGCAATACTACTGGTCCCCATTTACATTTTGAAATTTGGAAAGACGGTAAACCAATTGACCCACTTTCAGTTATAACAAAGTAAGGAGAGCTTTAAATGGCACAAAAACATGAAATTAACTCACCTGAAGATGTTAGTATTTTAAGTCACGGAGTAAAAATTGAAGGTAATTTATCAAGCGAGGGAAATGTAAGGATTGATGGCGTTATCCTAGGTAATGTAACTGTAAACGGGAATTTAACAATTGGAGAAACATCCGAAATAAAAGGAGAAATTAAAGCAAAAAATATAACCAACAGTGGTAAACTTGAAGGTACGGTAAGTGCTTTAAATAAACTTAAGTTGGAATCTAAATCTGTTCTTAAAGGCGATATCATTTGTCGCACTCTTGTAATAGAAGAAGGTGCTTTCTTTTTCGGTAATAGTAAGATGAATCGTGATGAAAAAGCAGATGATGAAAAATAAATGTATGATGAGGAGAAACCGATTAAAAAATTTTCCGATGTTTATAAGCAATTGGGGCCTTATTTAGGCTTAGGGACTCAATTAGCCGCTACTATAATTTTAATGTTCTTTCTCGGCAGATGGCTTGATGAAAAGTTTAATACATCACCAATACTGATGATTGTATTTTCTTTTTTAGGTGGATTTGCAGGCATTTATAATTTTGTTAAAACCGTTCTAAAATTAAACGAAAAAAATAAGCTTGAGAAATGAAATTCTAAGTATTCTGCTTTTGAGCGGGATGTTATTAGTAGTAATTTTGTCACTCTTTGCTTTCAAATTAATTAATTCTATTCAATTATTTTCAATTCTACTGGCTTTATTTTACTGCATTATTAACTTTGTTATTGCATTCATTTTACTTAAGTATTTTTTCAAAAGCAATAACAAGTCCTTTTTAATAAGCAGCTTGACAGGTATGTTTTTTAGAATATTCTTAATGATTGTCTTAGTAGTTTTGTCAATAAAATTCTTGAAAATTGACGAATATGCCTTTATATTTGGGTTCTTTTTATTTTATATAATTTTTTTAGTCTTAGAAGTTGTTATTATACAAAGGCAAAGAAGAGCATTATAAGTATAATAAAATAAATGTATTACGAAGCAATAAATAAAACAGCTGAAGCTGTACAAAATACTGCGGAAAGTAGCCGTGGTGCTGGCTGGATAATGCATCATATTCTTGATGCAAGGGATCTGGATCTGTCGCCATTTGGAGTTGTTCATTTGCCTCAAATTAACTTACTTGGGCTTGATATCTCGATAACGAAGCATGTTGTTTTCATGTGGCTTGCAACAATTATTTTAATTATTGTTTTTATCATTACAGCTAAGTCATATAAGAAATCTTTAGTGCCTAAGGGGTTAACCAATTTATTAGAAGTTGTTGTTGTATTTGTGCGAGACGAAATAGCCAAACCAACTATTGGATCCGGGTATCAGAAATTTCTTCCTTATTTATTAAGCATCTTCTTTTTTATACTCACTTGTAATTTACTTGGGTTAATTCCATACGGTTCTACAGCCACAAGCAACATTGCAGTAACGGCCACGTTAGCAACAATTTCATTTCTATTTATTCAAATAGGTGGGATGATGAAAAATGGTGTGATTGGATATTTTAAAGGTCTTATCCCGCATGGTATACCATTTTGGCTTATACCAATAATGGCAGTGGTAGAGTTACTTGGATTGTTTACAAAGCCGTTTGCTTTGGCAGTACGTCTTTTTGCAAACATGACGGCTGGCCACACGGTTATTATGGCATTGATAGGTTTAATTTTTATTTTGCATACATACTTTGTTGCACCGGTATCGGTGTCTTTTGCTTTATTTATTAGTCTGCTTGAAATTTTAGTTGCGTTAATTCAAGCATATATTTTTACAATGCTGTCTTCCTTGTTTATAGGAATGGCAGTTCACCAAGAACATTAACTAACAAAATAACTATAGGAGGAATTAGATGGAATTTGCATATTTAGCAGCTGGCTTTGGAGCCGGATTAACAATTATTGGTGGTGCATATGGAATTGGCAAACTTGCAAGTTCTGCTATGGAAGCAAGTGGCCGCCAGCCAGAAGCAGCAGGTGATATTAGAACTTCGATGATTATCGCAGCAGCTTTAATCGAAGGTATTTCACTGTTTGCTCTTGTTATATGTATCCTTTTAGCTCTTAAATAATAATTTTTTTAAGGTAGCTTAAAAATGTACTTTATGAGTATTCTTACAGCGGTATATTTTTTTAGCGGGGGTGAGTCGATGGGCAGTCCCTTGGATATTAATCCTGGAGTAATATTTTGGACTACGGTAACATTTATTTTATTGTTTTTTGTCCTCAAAAAATTTGCTTGGAAACCTATCTTAAACTCACTTGAAGTAAGAGAAAAGTTCATTAAAGATTCTTTAGAAGCAGCTGAGAAAGCAAAGCAAGAAGCAGAAAAGCTTATAAAAGAAAATAAAGTAAATTTATCGAAGGCTGAACAAGAAGCACAAAAAATAATTGAGGAAAGTCGCGCTAATGCCGAGAAACTTCGTAATCAAATACTTGAGGAAAGCAAGCAGCATGCTAAGAAATTAGTGGCCGATGCACAAGCAGAAATTGAAAGGAAAAATCAAGAGGCTTTCGTAAGCTTAAAAAATCAAGTTGCTGAAATTGCTATAAATGCTGCAGAAAAAATTATCCGCGAAAATCTTGATAAGGAAAAGCAACTTAAAATTGTTCAAAAATATTTAGAGGAATTACCTAAAAATTAGTTATGGGCTCATTTAGAATTGCCGATAGGTATGCAAAATCGTTGATGAAACTTGCCGACGAAAAAAAATCGCTGGCTGTTATTTCTGACGACGCTGATTTGATTTATAATACATTAAAGAGTTCAAGGGATTTAAGAGTTGCACTAAAAAGCCCGGTTGTCAATCAAATAACAAAAGCTAATATCCTGTCTGAAATTTTTAAAGACAAAGTAAGTACCGATTCATTAAATTTTATGAGATTTATAGTAGATAAAAATAGGGAGGAATTTTTATTTGATATTTTTGCCAGGTTTACTGAATTAAGAGATGCAAGGATGGGTATTCTTAGGGCAAAAGTAACTTCTGCTGTAGAATTGTCAGAATCAATTAAAATGGAAATTAAAACAAGAATTGAAAATTTTACGAAAAAGGCAGTTAATTTAGATTTTGATGTGGATAAAAATTTAATCGGTGGTTTTTGGATTAAAATTAACGATACAATTTATGATGCTTCTATTATTCATAGATTAAGTTTGTTAAGAAAAGCTTTCCTTGAACAAATAATTGTGACAAATAATTAATCAAGAAAAAATTTAGGAACTAAAATGGCTGAAGTTAGACCAGACGAAATATCAGCAATATTAAGAAAACAATTGGCTGGTTTTGACAACGAAGTAGATATTTATGATGTCGGTACAGTTCTTCAAGTTGGAGATGGCATAGCAAGAGTTTATGGATTGTCGAAAGTAATGGCAAGTGAATTAGTGGAGTTTCCTAATAACGTTATGGGTATGGTCTTAAACCTTGAAGAAGATAGTGTTGGCTGCGTGCTTTTTGGAGAGAGTTCACTAATTAAAGAAGGAGATATAGTTAAAAGGACTAATAGAGTAGCCTCTTTTCCTGTAGGTGAGAAACTACTTGGGAGAGTTGTCAATCCTTTGGGTGAACCGGTAGACGGTAAAGGCCCAATTCTACACGAAAAATATATGCCCATTGAAAGAAAGGCTTTGGGTGTTATTTCACGTCAACCAGTAAAAGAACCATTGCAAACAGGAATTACTGCGATTGATGCTATGATACCAATCGGAAGAGGGCAAAGAGAATTAATAATTGGAGACCGCCAGACAGGAAAAACTGCAATCGCAGTTGATACAATTATAAATCAAAAATATACCCATAGTGAAGAAGCTAAAAAATATGGTATAAAGCCTGTTTATTGTATTTACGTTGCAATTGGTCAAAAGAATTCGACAGTAGCACAAGTAGTAGCAAAATTGGAAGAAAACGGAGCAATGGAATATACAACTGTTATTAGTGCACCGGCTTCTGTACCAGCACCTCTTCAATACATAGCGCCTTATGCTGGAGCAACTTTGGGAGAATACTTTAGAGATTCTGGCCGCCATGCATTAGTAATTTATGACGACCTTTCCAAACAAGCTGCTGCTTACAGAGAACTTTCGCTTTTATTGAGAAGGCCACCAGGTAGAGAAGCATATCCCGGTGATGTCTTTTATTTACATTCAAGATTACTTGAAAGAGCTTCCAAACTTAATGATGAATTAGGCGGTGGTAGTTTAACAGCATTGCCTATCATTGAAACACAGCAAGGTGATGTTTCAGCTTATATACCCACAAATGTAATCTCGATAACAGATGGGCAGATTTATCTGGAGCCGGGTTTGTTTAATGCCGGTGTTAGACCTGCTATTAACGTAGGGATTTCTGTTTCCCGTGTGGGTGGTAATGCCCAAATAAAAGCAATGAAAAAAGTCGCCGGCTCATTAAAATTAGATTTAGCTCAATACAGAGAATTAGAAGCATTTGCTAAGTTCGGTTCCGACCTTGACAAGGCAACTCAAAGAACCTTAGCCAAGGGTGCTAGACTGGTTGAATTGTTAAAGCAAGGTCAATATTCGCCAGTTCCGGTAGAAAAACAAGTTGTTAGCGTTTTTATTGGGACGAACAATTACCTTGAAACAATTGATGTAAAAGACGTAAAAAAATTTGAAAAAGAATTCTTAGAATACGTTGATTTGAAATATCCCGAAATCTTTGAGGATATTAGAACAACAAAAGCATTAAATGATAATACTATTGAAAAAATTAAAAAGGCAGTTGAAGAGTTTTTAGAAAGATTTAAAGGAACAAGTTAATTTTTATCCAAAGCTAATATGGCTACTTTAAGAGATATAAAAAGAAGAATAACAGGCGTGAGCAATATTCAACAAATTACTCGCGCGATGAAAATGATAGCTGCTGTTCAATTGCGCAAGGCTCAAGAAAATATTATTAATGCGCGTCCATATGCAAGAAAAATTAATGAGGTAATCAATCATCTTTTATCCGTCGAGAAAAATGTTAGTAATGAGTTACTTCAACAGAGAAAGTACGAAAGAGTTGCAATTGTAGTTATAACATCCGATAGAGGCATGTGCGGTGCTTTTAATATGAATGTTATTCGTACTGTTGAAGAATTAGTTTCAAAAGAATACAAAGAATTTTACAACAATAAAAATCTAGAACTTTACTGCGTGGGTAAAAAAGGCTTCGACTATTTTTCCAAAAGAAACTATCTAATTAGTGAATCTTATTTGGGGTTGTTTTCTCATCTAAATTTTGAATCAGCTGTGAAAATTGTTCATGATCTTAAATTAAAATATCTCAATCACCAATTTGATAATGTTATTCTAGTGTTCAATGAATTTAAGTCGGTAATACAACAAAACATTCTAATAGAACAATTGCTGCCTATAAAACCCGGTCATTCAATTAATAACCAAAAATTTGTCGATTATATTTATGAGCCTAATAAAATTGAGATTATCAATTCTTTACTGCCCAAAAAACTTAACATTCAACTTTGGCGTGCGTTGTTAGAATCTTTTGCTGCAGAATTAGGGGCAAGGATGACTGCAATGGATATGGCAACAGAAAATGCTAAAGAATTAATTAGAACTCTTAGACTCACATACAATAAAGAGCGTCAGGCTTCAATAACTAAAGAGATTATCGAGATTGTTTCGGGTGCAAATGCTATGAAAGAAAGTTAATAGTTTGTTTGAAATTTCAATTAATATCATTATCTTTCTCTCCATCTTATATGTTAGAAGAATTAACTGAAAAATTTGAAAAAGCGTTAAAAAAAATAACGGGACAAGGCAGATTAACCGAGTCCAACATTGCGGATACTTTACGCGAAATAAGACGTGTTCTTTTAGATGCTGATGTAAATTACAAAGTAGCTAAGCAGTTTATTGAAGATGTAAAATCAAAAGCACTTGGCACTGAAGTATTAACTTCTGTTACACCTGGTCAATTAATTACAAAAATAATTTATGATGAATTGACTCTTTTAATGGGCGGCAAAGGCAGTGAATTACTGTTAAACCCGTCTGGCATTACAATTATAATGGTGATTGGACTTCAGGGCTCAGGGAAAACAACTTTTTGCGGTAAACTTGCAAAATACTTAAAAGATAAAAAACGTAAAGTGCTTTTAACTGCAGCTGATATTTACAGACCAGCTGCAATTGAACAACTAAACTTGCTTGGCAAACAAGTTGACGTGCCTGTTTTTTCAATTGAAGGTGAAACTGATGCAGTTAAAATTGCAGCAGATTCGATTGCCCATGCTAAGGAAAATGGTTTGAACACTGTAATTATTGATACTGCAGGAAGACTTCATGTCGATGAAAATATGATGAATGAAGTAGCTGCTATTAAGGAAAAAGTTAAGCCTCACGAGACCTTATTTGTAGTTGATTCTATGACTGGGCAAGATGCTGTAAACTCTGCTAAAGCTTTTAACGAAAAAGTTGAATTTGATGGGATTGTTCTTACTAAACTTGATGGCGATGCTAAAGGTGGCTGCGCCTTGTCTATTAAAGCTGTTGTTCAAAAACCAATTAAGTTTATTAGCGTCGGCGAAAAACTTGATTCACTTGAATTGTTTTACCCTGAAAGACTTGCTTCACGAATATTGGGGAAAGGCGATATAATTTCATTTGTTGAAAAGGCGCAAAAAGAATTTGATGAAAAAGAAGCAGCTGAAATAGAGAGAAAGTTTAAAGCCAATCAATTTGATTTTGATGACTTCTTAAAGCAAATCAAAATGATAAAAAAAATGGGCTCACTTAAATCTATTTTGGCTATGATACCAGGTGCTAATTCAATGTTAAGAAATGCTACTATAGATGATAGTCAAATTATAAAAGTAGAAGCTATTATTCAGTCAATGACAAAAGAAGAAAGGGCAAAACCAAAAATATTAAATGGAAGCAGAAGAAAAAGAATTGCTCGTGGCAGCGGTACTTCAATACAAGATGTTAATAGATTAATAAAGCAATTTTACGAAATGCAAAAAATGGTTAAAATGTTGAGCAGTAATAAATCAATTAAAAATTTATTTGGTAACTTATCAATTAATTGAAATTTTTCTAACATAATATAATAACTAAAAAAAGGAGGTAAATTAAGCTTGGCCGTTAAGTTAAGATTAAGAAGAATGGGGAAGAAGAAGCAGCCCATCTATAAAGTTGTAGCTGCAGATTCGCGTTCCCCGCGAGATGGTAAATTTATAGAGGCAATTGGATTATATAATCCTAGGACAAATCCAGCATTTGTAAACATAAAAGAAGAAAGAGCTCTTTACTGGCTTAGTGTTGGAGCACAACCTACTCAGACTGTTAAAAATTTGCTGAGCTCAGAAGGTATTCTGTTGAAATTGGATCTTCAAAAAAGAGGATTACATGCTGAGAAAATTGAAGCTGAAATTGAAAATTGGAAAAAGATTCGAGAAGCAAAGATGGCTGCTTTATCATCTAAAAAATCTGATAAAAAGAAAGCTAAAGCAGTGGAAACTACTGAATTAAGCCCGAAAGAAGAGAATGTTGAAGCAAATACTACTGCTCAAGAAGAAAATTAGAACAAAAAAGAATATTTTTGCTTGAATTTTAAATTTTGGTTGTGCATAATTACAGTATAATACTCTTTTTATTTCATATTATATAGGTATTTCCATGAAGGAATTTATCGAATTTATTGCAAAGCATCTTGTTGACAATCCGGATGGCGTTTCCATTGAAGAAAATACTCCGGATGAAAAAACTATTGAGCTGACTCTGAAAGTAGGTGCCGATGACGTCGGAAAGGTAATCGGCAAACAGGGTAAAACTGCTCAAGCAATGAGAACTCTTCTTACTGCTATTGCTGCTAAAGATGGTAAAAGAGCGATCTTAAAAATCTTAGACTAATTTGTTTAACTGATTTGTGAATGACTTTTATCTTATAGCAAAGGTAATATCAATTTACAAATCAGATGGTTTTGTGGCAGTAAAACCATACTCTGACTTCAGAGAAAGATATTTTAAGCTCAGTGAAGTTTTTATTGATGTTTTTGGAGCTAAAAGAAAGTTCTTTGTTGAAAAAATAGAGTATCGAGAAAAAAAGTTACTTATTAAGTTCTATAATTTTAATTCGCCTTTTGACGCAGCTTTTTTGAAGGGTAGAAGTATTTTTGTTAAAAAGCAGAACTTAATTGAACTGCCTGTAAATACTTTCTTTGTGCATGATTTAATTGGCAGTAGAGTATTTAGAAATAAATTACTCTTTGGCGAGTTAATTGATGTTTTGCAATTGCCTTCACACTTTGTCTTTGTAATTCGGGATACTCAAAATAGAGAGGCAATGATTCCTTCTTCAAAAGACTATGTGAAAAGTTTTGATGCCAAAAAGAAAAAATTAATTTTGCGAAACGATTGTGACATACTTTATAACGATGTAAAATGATGCGAATTGATATTATTTCTGCCGTGCCGGATTCTCTTTTCAGTCCTTTAAATACAAGTATCTTGAAAAGAGCACAAGATAAAAAAAAAGTTGAAATAATAGTTCATAATCTAAGAGACTATACGCACGATAAACATAAACAAATTGACGATAAGCCTTTTGGCGGTGGACCAGGCATGCTGCTGAAGCCAGAACCGTTCTTTGAATGTATTGAAAAATTAATTTCAGAAAGACGATATGACCACATAATTTTCACTTCACCTAAAGGTGTATTGTATAATCAGAAAATGGCAAATAAGCTTTCCCTTGCTGATAATTTGCTGATGGTTTGTGGTCACTACAAAGGTATTGATGATAGAGTTAGAGAAAAATTTTGTACCGATGAAATTTCAATTGGTAATTATGTGCTTAGCGGTGGCGAATTAGCCTCGCTTGTTATAATAGATTCAATTGTTAGATTGATACCCGGCGTCTTGAACGACAGCGAATCAGCATTAAATGATTCTTTAATGGATGGCGATTTTGTTGAACCGCCATATTATACTCGTCCAGCTGAAATTGCTGGTATGAAAGTTCCAGAAGTCTTACTTTCTGGTAATGAAAAAAAAATAAAGGAATGGAAAGAACAGCAATCAAAATTACTGACTGAAAAGTGGAAAAAAATTAATAACTTGGAGTAAAAAATGAATAAAGTAGATGAAATACTAAACAGCCAAATTAGAAATGACCTGCCGAACTTTAAACCAGGTGATCATATTAGAGTTCAAGTTCGAGTAATTGAAGGTGATAAAGAGAGATTACAGGCATTTGAAGGTGATGTAATTAGCGTAAGAGGAAGCGGTCTTAATAAAACTTTTACTGTTAGAAAAATTTCTAGCGGCGTAGGAGTTGAAAGAATTTTTAATTATAACTCTCCTAAAATTGCTAATATTGAAATACTCAAAGAAGGTAAAGTCCGCAGAGCTAAACTTTATTATTTGAGAAACTTGTCTGGCAAAGCAGCTAGAATTAAAGAT
This window encodes:
- the ffh gene encoding signal recognition particle protein, with translation MLEELTEKFEKALKKITGQGRLTESNIADTLREIRRVLLDADVNYKVAKQFIEDVKSKALGTEVLTSVTPGQLITKIIYDELTLLMGGKGSELLLNPSGITIIMVIGLQGSGKTTFCGKLAKYLKDKKRKVLLTAADIYRPAAIEQLNLLGKQVDVPVFSIEGETDAVKIAADSIAHAKENGLNTVIIDTAGRLHVDENMMNEVAAIKEKVKPHETLFVVDSMTGQDAVNSAKAFNEKVEFDGIVLTKLDGDAKGGCALSIKAVVQKPIKFISVGEKLDSLELFYPERLASRILGKGDIISFVEKAQKEFDEKEAAEIERKFKANQFDFDDFLKQIKMIKKMGSLKSILAMIPGANSMLRNATIDDSQIIKVEAIIQSMTKEERAKPKILNGSRRKRIARGSGTSIQDVNRLIKQFYEMQKMVKMLSSNKSIKNLFGNLSIN
- the rpsP gene encoding 30S ribosomal protein S16 is translated as MAVKLRLRRMGKKKQPIYKVVAADSRSPRDGKFIEAIGLYNPRTNPAFVNIKEERALYWLSVGAQPTQTVKNLLSSEGILLKLDLQKRGLHAEKIEAEIENWKKIREAKMAALSSKKSDKKKAKAVETTELSPKEENVEANTTAQEEN
- a CDS encoding KH domain-containing protein, which codes for MKEFIEFIAKHLVDNPDGVSIEENTPDEKTIELTLKVGADDVGKVIGKQGKTAQAMRTLLTAIAAKDGKRAILKILD
- the rimM gene encoding ribosome maturation factor RimM (Essential for efficient processing of 16S rRNA); the protein is MNDFYLIAKVISIYKSDGFVAVKPYSDFRERYFKLSEVFIDVFGAKRKFFVEKIEYREKKLLIKFYNFNSPFDAAFLKGRSIFVKKQNLIELPVNTFFVHDLIGSRVFRNKLLFGELIDVLQLPSHFVFVIRDTQNREAMIPSSKDYVKSFDAKKKKLILRNDCDILYNDVK
- the trmD gene encoding tRNA (guanosine(37)-N1)-methyltransferase TrmD, which gives rise to MRIDIISAVPDSLFSPLNTSILKRAQDKKKVEIIVHNLRDYTHDKHKQIDDKPFGGGPGMLLKPEPFFECIEKLISERRYDHIIFTSPKGVLYNQKMANKLSLADNLLMVCGHYKGIDDRVREKFCTDEISIGNYVLSGGELASLVIIDSIVRLIPGVLNDSESALNDSLMDGDFVEPPYYTRPAEIAGMKVPEVLLSGNEKKIKEWKEQQSKLLTEKWKKINNLE
- the rplS gene encoding 50S ribosomal protein L19 is translated as MNKVDEILNSQIRNDLPNFKPGDHIRVQVRVIEGDKERLQAFEGDVISVRGSGLNKTFTVRKISSGVGVERIFNYNSPKIANIEILKEGKVRRAKLYYLRNLSGKAARIKDKNTK